ACTTTCAGAGAGGAGAGACTCAGATTGAACAGGGGTATCACGTCAGCCTTAGTGCTGGTACTGCTGGTTCTGGTTGTAGCCGGCTGCAGTGGAACCCAGGAACCCCAACAAAAGCCCGGTGCAGCGGCCACTTACAACGACGGTACTTACACCGCCGTCTCTGATGCCGACCATCATGGTTATGGCCTGGCTACTGTCACCATTTCCGCGGACAAGATCACTAAGGTGGATCTGAAAGAGTTTATCGAGACCGGTGCAGAAAAGGACTTCGACACCTATAAGTACGAGCCGTCGGTCCAGGCTAACCAAGAGATGGCCCAGCGCATTGTCAAGGCCAACTCCATCCATGTGGACGATTACACCAAGGCTACCAGCAGCAGTACCAAGTACAAGCAGGCTGTGGCTCGTGCCCTGGACAAGGCAAAAACGAAACCGGCGATAACCACTGAGTATTTCGACGGTGTCTTCTTGGGCAAGTCCGAGGCCGACGACCATGGCTACGCGCTGGCACTTGTTACCATGGAAAACGATCAGGTGAAGGAAGTAGTCCTGCAAGAAGTCACCGAAACCGGTGAATTCAAAGACTACAGCACCTATCCTAAGAAAGAAGTGGTGGCCGCCCATGAGGAGCTGCCGGCCAAGTTTGTCGAGACCAACGGCGGACCCGTGGACAACGTTTCCGGAGCCACTCACACCACGGCAAAATGGAACCAGGCTGTGCAGA
The nucleotide sequence above comes from Bacillota bacterium. Encoded proteins:
- a CDS encoding FMN-binding protein, with the translated sequence MNRGITSALVLVLLVLVVAGCSGTQEPQQKPGAAATYNDGTYTAVSDADHHGYGLATVTISADKITKVDLKEFIETGAEKDFDTYKYEPSVQANQEMAQRIVKANSIHVDDYTKATSSSTKYKQAVARALDKAKTKPAITTEYFDGVFLGKSEADDHGYALALVTMENDQVKEVVLQEVTETGEFKDYSTYPKKEVVAAHEELPAKFVETNGGPVDNVSGATHTTAKWNQAVQNALELAKVR